A stretch of the Pithys albifrons albifrons isolate INPA30051 unplaced genomic scaffold, PitAlb_v1 scaffold_45, whole genome shotgun sequence genome encodes the following:
- the CCDC166 gene encoding coiled-coil domain-containing protein 166 produces MSSKSKEKEDPKAAAKNKQGTSRDGETSKEISDVENPLQERKLHLQEECGILRKHLGTYLGRAEQLLQESKSLAKAAQGTGEQSQVFQRCGAKRGRESQDGIVTLNEQHGWDLERSRRHRERLVPQLAGTEQELTGALRDTEEEAALLDKELQELHPYREESVRAAQRVKELERESLLTGIRCAEETRSAKSRFVQEKSNCEREFRQRMQRLTWRAEEVALRALIQHVQEVKAENSHLRHELLKLIQHSQVLRDAKTRLQDQQEQLLRENQCAQRAALGIPARGPPRRRDNLPHSPVQWGSALMRAGSSDPSTDKNLEFVTPQLWRPTLSSLLDDYF; encoded by the exons ATGTCATCCAAATCCAAGGAGAAAGAagaccccaaggctgctgcGAAAAACAAGCAAGGAACGAGCAGGGACGGAGAGACATCCAAAGAAATCAGTGACGTGGAAAACCCCCTCCAGGAGAGGAAACTACACCTGCAGGAGGAATGCGGGATCCTCAGGAAACACCTGGGCACGTACCTGGGCAGGGccgagcagctcctgcaggaaagCAAATCCCTGGCAAAGGCAGCGCAGGGCactggggagcagagccaggtTTTCCAGCGCTGCGGAGCCAAGCGCGGCAGGGAGAGCCAGGATGGGATCGTCACCCTGAACGAGCAGCACGGGTGGGACTTGGAGCGGAGCCGGCGGCACCGGGAGCGGCTGGTCCCGCAGCTCGCCGGGACGGAGCAGGAGCTGACGGGAGCCCTGAGGGACACGGAGGAGGAGGCGGCGCTCCTGgacaaggagctgcaggagctccatCCCTACAGGGAAGAGTCCGTGCGGGCGGCGCAGAGGgtgaaggagctggagagggaatcGCTGCTCACTGGGATCCGATGTGCCGAGGAAACCCGCAGCGCTAAGAGCAGGTTCGTGCAGGAAAAGTCGAATTGCGAGCGGGAATTCCGGCAGAGGATGCAGCGGCTCACCTGGAGAGCGGAGGAGGTGGCGCTGAGGGCTCTGATCCAGCACGTGCAAGAGGTGAAAGCAGAGAACAGCCACCTGCGCCACGAGCTGCTCAAGCTTATCCAACATTCCCAGGTCCTCAGGGATGCCAAAACGCGGCTGCAGgaccagcaggagcagctgctccggGAGAACCAGTGTGCCCAGCGGGCAGCACTGGGCATACCAGCACGAGGCCCCCCGCGCCGCCGGGACAACCTGCCACACTCACCTGTGCAG TGGGGCTCTGCTCTGATGAGAGCTGGAAGTTCAGATCCCTCCACTGATAAGAACCTGGAGTTTGTGACCCCTCAGCTGTGGAGGcccaccctgagcagcctcTTGGATGATTATTTTTAG